The following proteins come from a genomic window of Taeniopygia guttata chromosome 25, bTaeGut7.mat, whole genome shotgun sequence:
- the EFNA1 gene encoding ephrin-A1, producing MGQPGVPLALLGLGLCWAAAAERHTVFWNSSNPRFLWSDYTVEVRLNDYLDIICPHYEEGSVDPRAMERYTLYLVELEEYQACKPRSKEQIRWECDKPSALHGPEKFSEKFQRFTPFTLGKEFREGHSYYYISKPIHHHGEACLKLKVTVTGKGTPAPPAPASTQKGRIQADDAAAHVLRSVGQNSAMRSSSRPFTFISLLLPLLVPQGL from the exons ATGGGGCAACCGGGGgtgcccctggccctgctggggctggggctgtgctgggctgcgGCGGCCGAGCGGCACACGGTGTTCTGGAACAGCTCCAACCCCCG GTTTTTGTGGAGTGACTACACGGTGGAGGTTCGTCTCAATGACTACCTGGACATCATCTGCCCCCACTACGAGGAGGGCAGCGTGGACCCCCGGGCCATGGAGCGCTACACGCTCTACCTGGTGGAGCTGGAGGAGTACCAGGCCTGCAAGCCCCGCTCCAAGGAGCAGATCCGCTGGGAATGCGACAAGCCCAGCGCCCTGCATGGCCCCGAGAAGTTCTCCGAGAAGTTCCAGCGCTTCACTCCCTTCACACTCGGCAAAGAGTTCAGGGAGGGGCACAGCTACTACTACATCT CCAAGCCCATCCACCACCACGGTGAAGCCTGCCTGAAGCTGAAGGTGACGGTGACAGGCAAAGGCA CTCCGGCACCGCCTGCCCCGGCCTCGACGCAGAAGGGGAGGATCCAGGCAG ACGACGCAGCCGCACACGTGCTGAGGAGCGTGGGGCAGAACTCGGCCAtgcgcagcagcagccgccCCTTCACCTTTAtcagcctcctcctgcccctgctggtgccacaggggctctga